In Glycine max cultivar Williams 82 chromosome 10, Glycine_max_v4.0, whole genome shotgun sequence, the DNA window AAATAGTCACGTGACTTTTTAATAGTGACATGATATGAAATTTGAATCAGTAATTAATTTTAGTGGTTGCTAtgtcaaaaggaaaaaaatacaaaaaatatgacATGAAATTTTAATCGTCAGATCGATTTAGGCACATACATAGTTGCTAtgtcacaagaaaaaaaaaatcaatacattAGTGGAATAATAGTAAACTTTTCCCTTTCCTATATCTTTGGTTTTCTTCTGTCTATTAGTTATGAATCAGTAATCTAatctattcataaaaaaaaagttaccgtGATAATGAACTTATCATTCTCCTAATCCTTTTCTCACTAGTTTTCCTCTTCTTGTAAACATACACTTTCCAAATCTTGAGCCTTTCAAAATTCAAGCCTACATTCTGGTCTAGCACTCTATCACTTGGACTTGGGATAGGCCCAATTCTAATGAATGGATCAAGcacaaacttaattaattattcagaTAATCAAAATTTGCAATCATTGTCATGCACAATTGTCCCTTccaatattaaaaatgaataaaatcacCTTTTAGTAACTCAAAGAGATAGTTACCTAAGTTCAATACAATAGTCTATATTAGTAGAACAAAATAGCTTCATAAGAAAACTAAAGAACAACCTTATGGAGAAAGTAATTTATAGATATGCTAGTTTTCAAAGGAGCCTGAGCTGCTATTAGAAAGGTTCAATTAAATACATGACAAAAGTATCATTTAAAGGTAAACTTACTGAAACAGAGCTTACACATCCAGTAAAATATATAAGCATGGAACCCACACTATGAAGAAGAAACACTTACCTTGGAGTATCCAAAATCACATATATTAAAATGAAGTGTCAAGCTTCCATCCAACAAAGTGTTTTCCAACTTCAGGTCCCGGTGACACACTTCCTTCATGAGAAGACATATTATGATACATAAGACTCATACATCACATTGGACATAATACTCAAGATTGACACATTGCCTATACTATATTCTCACATAGGTTAAATACAATTTATATTAGATAGTGAGGGAGAAAGAGAGCAGTTACCATTGCATGACAATAGCTGACCCCCGATATGAGTTGGTGAAAAAAGAAACGAGCCTGTGGCATAGCAATGGGTTAATAGTTACATAGGAAATAGAGACCTAGCAGAAGAAAAAGTAAACAATTTATGTAAGAACCTCACCCTCATTAAAATGTCCTGCATTGCAGATTTTCTCAAATAGTTCTCCACCAGATGCATATTCCATTACAATGGCCAGATGAGTAGGTGTTAAAATGACCTAAGTGAAATTTCAAAGAACATTTTCCCTGAATACGATTATTCCACCTCTGAACATAAAAATATACCAACCTCCTTAAACTTGATAATGTTAGGATGTCTTAGAGAcctatgattaattatttctcTTTTGACATTTTCATCAATCTGTGACACACAACGATTGATAGGGAAGAGATAAGTCTACTGCTTCatcaacaagaaaaagaaaatggcaacaaataaaatttgatcttTGATCATACTTGAATCAAAACTATGATTTAGAATACCCAAAAAAAATCCTTGTTTCGCTATTTCTTTTGTGAATCTGTAAACCTAAAATTTACTTAAACCACATGATCTGGATTCACCACCTGAACCAGTTCAACATTTGACTACACACCTCCTCACACAAAAACCCTTCTTGGCTTGAAGAATAGACACCCACTTTACCTTGTGcagaaatttatcttttatttagaaGAATGGGGTAATAAGGACCAAACTATACACACTATATGATATAGAAGTTTCAATGCTATGACATGAACCAACTATTCCAAAAGCTCGAGCTAATTGGTGAAAGCACACGAATGgctttatatataacattatccAAACAACTCAAGCTCACACAAGATTGATTTTACCAATTTATGTGTCACAGTCCATAAACTCCACTCTAAATATAGtgcacaacaacaacaataaaaaacaaGCCAGACAAACAATAAGCACCAGATCCCCACTTAAACTTTATAGCatcattcttttatttcttcgaCAACCTCTCCTCATCAATGAAACTTATCTATCATCCATTAAGTCAGTTCAAAACATAGCTaaagaagattttattttattttttcaaaaaataatgacaagagaaaaacatttataattagaaaaaaattggaagatGATTTGAATTGCCATATGGATGATACTTCAATCACCAGTATCCAATTAGAAACCAGAAAAAATGcatgattaattgattatcaCAATTCTCTATTTCCATTTTCCCTATGCATCATTAACTGGCTCCAGTAGCCAGTTGAGCTACATAAATTTCTCACTATACATTCTGTTGCaggtaaaacaaatattatttaatacttaCTGGGGAAAAATAATCTAATCCAATGGAAACAAGTATCTATCCCAAAACAATATAGAGGCGTTTCCATTAATATAATATACCTGTACACATTCAACATGTCCAAAAAGATCAATGTGACTTGTGGCAGGAAATATGTTCCTAAAGAAGATGCAACACTGTAATGTAAATACCCGATTAGAATCCTATCCATCTAAAAGTAATCACTCACCACAATGCTCTATTCGATGCCGATTTTAGGTGGCAAAATCTAGAACTGGATGATGACGATCTTGGCATTCTCCATGCGGGTGGGTCCCCCAGCGGCATGGCTGACCTTCTTGTCAAAGACGAGACCTTTCACGAGCTCGGTGTCATCGACGGTGCCACTGAGCTTCTTCATGATCTTGACATCGCGGAGATCAACCATGTCAGGTTTAGCGGCATCCATGACGAAGAGAATGACGTCAATGGCAAGGGGAGCAAGGAGCTTGGAGTATTGGCTAACGACCTTGTTGTTGAGGGAAGTGTTGGCAGACTTCACGAGGGAGTCATGGTCAGAGACCTCAACGGAGATGACCATGGCGGTGAGAATGTCGATGGCCTTGACGATAGCCTTGTGGAGGGTGTCGGAGACGACGGTGGGGTGGATGCCATAGGAGAGGAGGAGGAGGCACTACTTGAGGAGGGCGtcgatgatgacaatgatagtggaTGAAGGAACCCAAGAGGACATTGCGGGCGAGAGAAGAGGCAGAGCCAGACCTCAAGCCATGGAAGTTTGGGATCTAAAATTTGTGGTCCTTGAACAGCGCTGAGGTGGTGGCTTAGGAACCCAAGAGGGGGAGTTGAAGAGTGAGAGGAGAAGTTGAAGAGTGAGAGCATGAGAGAGTGGAAGgagaaatgaaatattaaaaacaatggaaaatattctaagacggttttgtaaaaacttcTTAGATTGATagccttctaagacggttttcacaAAACCGTCATAAAGATGTAGCATTTATTTACAAAGATGCCTCTGTATTTCTTTCTAAGTCAGTTTTTTTATCAACCGGCATAAAATCAACGTCGCAAAAAGtgatttttgtagtagtgtaacTATGTCCATTCATGTATTCTTATCTTCAAGTCTAAAGTTTACAAACATATAGTGGATTCGATAGAAATCTACTTAAGCTACTACATGGGCAATATAGCTATTATCTAGACAAGACTTAAATCGCAACATCAAAAGCTTTGACCTATGATACCTTATATAAGATGTGGGTAAACTCTTAAATGTTTGAATTAGGTCAAGAACATGTTTCTCACTTCACTACTAGAAATAATGGTTTTAACATCGCTggcttaacattggttttttttttctaaaactgatGTTAGCATACTCGTAAATAATATAAGCTCgtaaacatcaattttttaaaaactgatgttaacgagcTCATGTTAACAATGGTTgttcaaaaaccaatgttaacatgagCTCGTtgacattgattttttaaagaattgatgttgtgttttaacttaattaaaaaccCAAAACTCGTTTCACCCTGCGCTCACTCTCCCAAACCTCCTTTCACTAGAGCAGCTGATGACTCTCACCACTATGAGTTGAGACTGTCCTCCTTGGAAACTGTCGTCACTCATGACTCTCACCACTCTCACACCATCACTTTCATCGTCATCTCTCAGTTTCGTCCTCATTGTTTACTGGTGTTAGTACGTGTTCGGGACGCTTGTTCTGCGACGTAGTCATCACCGTCTTCCGTCAGCTTCCGTCACTCGCAACTATCCTCCAAGGTTTGTTCTTCTTTTACTCAACTGATAACTCTTTGGGATGTCATCATTGTTGTGTTTTACTTTTGTTGATGAAACAATGTCTTACATTGTAGTTAGTTTGAATGAAGAAATTAGTTCTTCACACACACAGAAGAAGTTTATTCTCAAAAATAGTTTGGAATTATTGTTGAAATCACTTCAAAACGAAATATATATTCTACATTCTTGTAATGTTGTTTATCCATGGGCATTTGCAGGTGACCACGAACCATTGCATGTGCAATTGCCAAAGATTAGGCCCTGCAGGCCTTGCTTATACACTTGTTAGTTACTATTCTTAATGTAGCTcaatgtagagcttgtaggccttcgatcttcttcatcaatggattctttGCTTTTTGAAGATCAATGAcaatggaatggagaaggaggaaaggtgattggagacaccacttcaaggagaaaatgagtcaagaacaagctcatcaccataggaagccatggataagagcttgaaggtaggagaagatgagtggagggagagggagagaaagggGAACggaattttgagagagagaagagggagaatgaggtctgatctttgaagtctaatttctcaaatcaaCAAAGTTGCAAAAATCACACACAAGGTCTTTATTTaaagcctaagtgtcacacaaaattggagggaaatttgaattcctATTCAAATttgacttgaatttgaatttgtgaagccaaatttggagagaaaatttcactaattatgattagtgaatttcagctatggttcagcccactaatccaagatcaaatccaagattctccactaagtgtgcttaggtgtaatgagacatgtaaagcattaaggatatgcacaaagtgtgactatatgatgtggcaatggggtgtagtatgcaaatgctcacctcccccttgggttggtccaaaatttaattggattaggcttctaccaattcaattaaatttctctcccaacacacacatcaaatagtgcacttaatccatgtgaaattacaaaactctccctaatacaaaaactagtctaggtgtcctaaaatacaaaggctgaaaatcctacattactagggtaccctaaaCTTGTGGGGTAACCTCCCTACACTGTGGAACCCataatacaaggcccaaaaaataatgaaaccctaatctaatatgtacaaagataaatggactcatacttagcccatggttccaaaatctatcctaaggctcatgagaaccctagggtcttctcctgCATCCCTAGCCCAATCTTCCtggagtctcctagccatggctctggtgatgggtcccctcctttggaggattgcatcatcctctCCCTCTTGGagaggatttgtcctcaaatctgCAGACCCCTCATCATTTGAATCAGCTACTCCTGCAAAAGGAACAAAATCAGTAATGTTAAAGGTGTTGTTAACTCCATACTCCTCTGGGAGGTCTAGCCTATAAGTATTGTTGTTGATCATCTCTAAGACCCGAAAAGGGCCATCTCTTCTTGGGCTATGTTTGGACTTTCTCTTAGTATGAAATTTATCCTTCCTAAGATAGAGCCAAACCCAATCCCCTTTATTAAGCACTAACTCATTCCTTCCTCTATTACCTTTAGTTGCATACACCTTTATTTGGTTCCTAACCCTCTCATGTAATTTCTTCACAAACTTTGACCTAGataccccttctttatgtataaaagaagtgtcaagtggaAGGGGAATTAGGTCCAACGGTGTGagaggattgaacccatagacaacctcaaaaggtgaCTGCCTGGTAGTTCTATGAACCCTTCTGTTATAGGCAAACTCCACGTGAGGAAGGTACTTATCCCAAGACTTTTGATTGCCTTTTAGGAGAGCCCTTAACAATGGGAATAAAGATTTATTCACTACCTCTATTTGCCCATCAGTCTGTAGGTGACAAGTAGTGGAGAAAGAgagcttagttcctagcttagtgcataaagttttccaaaaatggCTAAGCAACTTAACatcttgtcgcaacctacccatCGGCAGgtgggcgacgcgagactcacgggtgcatcttccaaggaaggaaaacgcgcgaagtcgccaccaacgtttgtttgaggaaaacattagaaaaaccaaaagcgggtctacgaattttaagaataaaaggttcgggagttgtttatgtgtggggaaggtattagcaccctacgCGTCCGCCACAAGGAACGACAGCCTTTGATCAAatatgcaaaatcatgacttcaaatttgttttattttcccttttttacatttttatctttttggggtcgacaagagcgaggctcttgctcctatgtatccttaaTTACGATgaagaactcagacctacgtagttctttgacaAGTAAGAAAGTGTTGCAGagtgttgattttagacttttaaatggttcattttaaccgataaaagtaaaaggaccgtttaaggcattggacctttgaacGGATTCAAGCGATTTTCTTATGAACAAAAGCTTgattgtgagttgattttagttttggttTCACATGGTTATTTTCCAACTCATTAAAagagaactttcaaagtaaatgaccggttgaaacttctttttttgatgattaaccgaggttataacacaaacgatcggttgaattttattttagcggtgattaaacgagattatgACACAAACAAttagttgaaattcattttaacattgattaagtgagattacggcttaaacgatcggtagaaactcgcttaaaacaaagaaaaagatcaccgatggtagaagaatgaagatgaagacatgCAAAGATGggatggacccctaagggtgcatagaatgaattcaaagcttcaaaatagaaaactaaccggtcaaagaacaatgaagaacgggCGAAGAACGATCACGAAATTGATCACGAAAAcattacggaagtgcctcggccttgatttttcttcttttttctccttcttctcactaatttcaatgAAAACTTCTTATAAATGATGCTGAACCTTTTCCCTTCAgcccctcacgcctatttataggaaaatgaggggaggaggttgcatgatagctcgcccaggtgagctggttgCTTCCTACAGAAGTAacttgctcgcccaggcaagctggttGCTTCACCTTTAACTATTCTAATGGGCCCAGGGGCTGGAAAATGTCCCCAAAGTGACCATTTTGCCCCTCTTTTGAACATTTTACACATTTCCTTCTGAAACatcactgtcgcaacctacccttcggcgggagggcgacgcgagggctcacgggtgcgtcttccaagggaggaaaacgcgcggagtcgccaccaacgtttattcggggaaaacgtcggaaaaaccagaaaaggtgtggtctacgaactttaagtgtgaaaggtttgggagttgtatttacgcacggggaaggtattagcaccccacgcgtccgtcacaagggacggcaacctttaatcaaatgtgcaaatacgacttcaatttgttttattttccttttttacgtttttatgtctttttatgctttttgtatttttttatctttttgtggtcgacaagggtgtttcccttgctcctacgtattcctcaattgtgataagaaaatcagacctacgtagttctttgagaactaaacgttggttaaactgtttttatccttttttgcaagatatattttgatt includes these proteins:
- the LOC106794811 gene encoding serine/threonine-protein kinase SAPK10 isoform X3; the protein is MEYASGGELFEKICNAGHFNEGSFLFSPTHIGGQLLSCNVCHRDLKLENTLLDGSLTLHFNICDFGYSKMGTFLLTLEIADVWSCGVTLFVMLVGSYPFEDPNDPKDFRKTIQLEKNLPRGSLG
- the LOC106794811 gene encoding serine/threonine-protein kinase SAPK10 isoform X1 produces the protein MEYASGGELFEKICNAGHFNEGSFLFSPTHIGGQLLSCNVCHRDLKLENTLLDGSLTLHFNICDFGYSKMGTFLLTLEIADVWSCGVTLFVMLVGSYPFEDPNDPKDFRKTIQVDMIFKIFPCFLYKPLVA
- the LOC106794811 gene encoding serine/threonine-protein kinase SAPK1 isoform X4 gives rise to the protein MHLVENYLRKSAMQDILMRARFFFHQLISGVSYCHAMEVCHRDLKLENTLLDGSLTLHFNICDFGYSKMGTFLLTLELEKNLPRGSLG
- the LOC106794811 gene encoding serine/threonine-protein kinase SAPK9 isoform X2, which translates into the protein MHLVENYLRKSAMQDILMRARFFFHQLISGVSYCHAMEVCHRDLKLENTLLDGSLTLHFNICDFGYSKMGTFLLTLEIADVWSCGVTLFVMLVGSYPFEDPNDPKDFRKTIQVDMIFKIFPCFLYKPLVA